In the genome of Candidatus Poribacteria bacterium, the window GGAAGCATCTCACCTCGGAATTCACGTTCCTTGACGCGAACGCCAGAGAACGCGGTTACACGCTTGGCAGGTCCGAGGATACCCGTCATCGTGTGCAGACCGTAGACAGTCATATCGTAGAGCGGACCGCCGCCCGGTTTGCGGAAATACCATGCTGGATTGATATTAGAAAGCATGTCGTCGCCGTGTCTAACGGATTCGTTTTCGTGGTATCGTCCGAAAGAGGAGCCCGTGGCGGCCCATGTCAATGTTCCGATGGCACCCTCGTTAATGAGTCTGCGAATTTCTTGATGGATTGGACGGAGCATCTGCCCAGGGGAAGCGACTAACTTCACGCCTTTACGTGCTGCTGATTCAATCAGGTCGTCCGCTTCATCGACGGTAGTTGTCATCGTCTTGTTGAAATGCGCGTGCAGCCCGTGTTCAATTGCGAGTTTGCCCTGTTCGTAATGCAAACCGATGGGTGAAGCAATCGTAACGGCATCTACATGTCCATCCGCTAAGAGTGCTTCGTAGGTTTCATACGCGTATGGGACATTGAATTTTTCAGAGGCGGCTTGTGCCCGACCC includes:
- a CDS encoding Gfo/Idh/MocA family oxidoreductase; protein product: MSNSDRVRIGVIGVGSISVRGILPHLTQDDVQDRLQVTAVCDPVPGRAQAASEKFNVPYAYETYEALLADGHVDAVTIASPIGLHYEQGKLAIEHGLHAHFNKTMTTTVDEADDLIESAARKGVKLVASPGQMLRPIHQEIRRLINEGAIGTLTWAATGSSFGRYHENESVRHGDDMLSNINPAWYFRKPGGGPLYDMTVYGLHTMTGILGPAKRVTAFSGVRVKEREFRGEMLPCDMDDNTFILLDFGDAFFGFIYGAAAGHAIKGGLAIHGTAGAIEGSALNGEPIDAPKRELPHVVGPHRNIQESHVYEDIMQLVDWIREDKPTIVTAEHARHVIEIFDAGYRSAEAGQAQDLRTTF